The Streptomyces sp. NBC_01197 genome window below encodes:
- a CDS encoding SDR family NAD(P)-dependent oxidoreductase: MTAPTAAGAAADGVRLDGKVALITGAGRGQGAVEARLFAESGARVVITDVREEEGREVTAGLGEAAVFVPHDVTDAASWETAVATAVRSFGRLDILVNNAALWRTAPVDTETQETFELLFRVNLLGPFLGIKAVIPALRNAGGGSIVNISSTAGLVGIAQHAAYGSSKFGLRGLSKHVALDLASDRIRVNSVHPGMVDTPMVARALGEDAGQREHPRVPLRRMGRPDEVAELVRFLASDAASYITGAEFTVDGGLTTG, from the coding sequence GTGACCGCCCCCACAGCCGCGGGCGCGGCAGCGGACGGCGTACGACTGGACGGCAAGGTGGCGCTGATCACCGGGGCCGGCCGGGGCCAGGGAGCTGTCGAGGCACGGCTGTTCGCCGAATCCGGCGCACGGGTCGTGATCACCGACGTCCGGGAGGAAGAGGGCCGCGAGGTCACCGCCGGGCTGGGCGAGGCGGCAGTGTTCGTCCCGCACGACGTGACGGACGCGGCGAGCTGGGAGACGGCGGTCGCCACGGCCGTACGGAGTTTCGGGCGGCTGGACATCCTCGTCAACAACGCCGCCCTGTGGCGGACGGCGCCGGTCGACACCGAGACGCAGGAGACTTTCGAGCTGCTGTTCCGGGTGAATCTGCTGGGCCCCTTCCTGGGCATCAAGGCGGTGATCCCGGCCCTGCGGAACGCGGGTGGCGGGTCCATCGTCAACATCTCGTCGACCGCGGGTCTGGTGGGCATCGCCCAGCACGCGGCCTACGGATCGAGCAAGTTCGGGCTGCGCGGACTCAGCAAGCACGTCGCCCTCGACCTCGCGTCCGACCGCATCCGGGTCAACTCGGTGCACCCGGGGATGGTCGACACCCCGATGGTCGCGCGGGCGCTGGGCGAGGACGCCGGGCAGCGGGAGCACCCGCGGGTGCCGCTGCGGCGCATGGGCCGGCCGGACGAGGTCGCCGAGCTGGTCCGCTTCCTGGCCTCCGACGCCGCCTCCTACATCACCGGCGCCGAGTTCACCGTGGACGGGGGGCTGACCACCGGATGA
- a CDS encoding PadR family transcriptional regulator, translated as MLGLLSFGEELSGYDLKKWSDWSLRFFYWSPSFSQIYGELKRLEKVGYVTSRMVAQETGNRDKRIYAITPEGMDAVQTWAREAPVEPPVLKHGVMLRIWLGHLLETQQMRDVLGTHREYAEKMRQRAEVDIAGAKSEEAWLYPTLTLKWAERYYASERDLADSMLADLEELERRRP; from the coding sequence GTGCTCGGGTTGCTCTCCTTCGGTGAGGAGCTGTCCGGGTACGACCTCAAGAAGTGGTCGGACTGGTCGCTGAGGTTCTTCTACTGGAGCCCGTCGTTCTCGCAGATCTACGGTGAGCTCAAGCGGCTGGAGAAGGTCGGCTACGTGACCTCCCGGATGGTCGCGCAGGAGACCGGCAACCGGGACAAGCGCATCTACGCGATCACCCCTGAGGGGATGGACGCGGTGCAGACCTGGGCGCGCGAGGCGCCCGTCGAGCCCCCCGTGCTCAAGCACGGCGTCATGCTGCGGATCTGGCTCGGCCACCTGCTGGAGACCCAGCAGATGCGCGATGTCCTCGGCACCCACCGCGAGTACGCGGAGAAGATGCGGCAGCGCGCCGAGGTCGACATCGCAGGGGCGAAGTCGGAGGAGGCGTGGCTGTATCCCACGCTCACCCTCAAGTGGGCCGAGCGGTACTACGCGTCGGAGCGTGACCTGGCCGACTCGATGCTCGCGGACCTGGAGGAGTTGGAGCGCAGGCGGCCGTAG
- a CDS encoding LLM class flavin-dependent oxidoreductase translates to MKFSMIFEAQLSNPTPERERQVINDCVDQAVYAEEMGFDRIWAVEHHSLSQYAHMSASEIFLTWVAARTSRIRIGHGVVTMPFGYQHPVRVAERAAMLDVLSGGRVDIGSGRGATQQEMSMYGVRPEDTYPQMEEALRIFSSAWREEQFEWHGSIDIGPGAVLPRPVQDPHPPLFMACSKHDTLKLAAELGIGALVMGFAGADDVRTMRAVYDEAIAARSGEQCVSTEVNDHFSALCPTIVLDDAERALRIGTRGQRFFAESIAHWYGNSPAPTGDDEDEDHVALMARDREELVARLHDANIPARPVDTGTFNADHAYGTADTAIAYVEKLRRIGVDEVMCLIQMGTVPQEACMETIRQWGETVIPHFRALDGEK, encoded by the coding sequence GTGAAGTTCTCCATGATCTTCGAGGCACAGCTCTCGAACCCGACCCCAGAGCGTGAACGCCAGGTCATCAACGACTGCGTCGATCAGGCCGTGTATGCGGAGGAGATGGGCTTCGACCGGATCTGGGCCGTCGAGCACCACTCGCTCTCGCAGTACGCGCACATGAGCGCGTCCGAGATCTTCCTGACCTGGGTCGCCGCGCGGACCTCCCGCATCCGTATCGGCCACGGCGTCGTCACGATGCCCTTCGGCTACCAGCACCCGGTCCGGGTCGCCGAGCGCGCGGCCATGCTCGACGTGCTCTCCGGCGGGCGGGTCGACATCGGCTCCGGGCGCGGCGCCACGCAGCAGGAGATGTCCATGTACGGGGTACGCCCCGAGGACACCTATCCGCAGATGGAGGAGGCGCTGCGGATCTTCTCCAGCGCCTGGCGCGAAGAGCAGTTCGAGTGGCACGGCTCGATCGACATCGGCCCGGGCGCCGTCCTGCCCCGCCCGGTGCAGGACCCCCACCCGCCCCTCTTCATGGCGTGCAGCAAGCACGACACCCTCAAGCTCGCGGCCGAACTGGGCATCGGCGCCCTGGTGATGGGCTTCGCCGGGGCCGACGACGTGCGCACGATGCGCGCGGTGTACGACGAGGCCATCGCCGCCAGGAGCGGCGAGCAGTGCGTGTCGACCGAGGTCAACGACCACTTCTCGGCGCTCTGCCCGACGATCGTCCTCGACGACGCGGAGCGTGCGCTGCGCATCGGCACCCGGGGCCAGCGCTTCTTCGCCGAGTCCATCGCGCACTGGTACGGGAACTCGCCCGCACCCACCGGCGACGACGAGGACGAGGACCACGTGGCGCTGATGGCGCGCGACCGGGAGGAGCTGGTCGCCAGGCTGCACGACGCCAACATCCCGGCCCGCCCCGTCGACACCGGCACCTTCAACGCGGACCACGCCTACGGCACCGCCGACACAGCCATCGCCTATGTCGAGAAGCTCCGCCGGATCGGGGTGGACGAGGTGATGTGCCTCATCCAGATGGGCACGGTGCCGCAGGAGGCGTGCATGGAGACAATCCGCCAGTGGGGCGAGACGGTCATCCCGCACTTCCGGGCCCTGGACGGCGAGAAGTGA